From Rudanella lutea DSM 19387, a single genomic window includes:
- a CDS encoding CRISPR-associated endonuclease Cas6, which translates to MKRIRYLTIRFDASIDRNELSAFRGAIATAVGPDYTLFHNHDEQGPGGYAYRYPAIQYKRIGRNPLLVCVEAGVDEIHQLFQRPSWQLDLNGRPLTLAVADLRLQQYTLQAWEHSFRFELRDWLALNDANYARYLHTPDELDRLELLERILTGNILSMAKGLGWHIDRPVKVRIHDCSPIRWLYYKGQRLAGFDLEFSTNVFLPDWIGLGKGVSLGFGVVRGRRREERRKEERDNATTQYDDEY; encoded by the coding sequence TTGAAACGTATCCGCTACCTCACCATTCGGTTCGATGCATCAATCGACCGTAACGAACTTTCTGCTTTTCGGGGTGCTATTGCTACTGCTGTTGGCCCTGACTATACACTCTTCCATAACCACGACGAACAAGGGCCGGGCGGTTATGCCTATCGGTACCCGGCTATTCAGTACAAGCGGATTGGCCGTAACCCGCTTTTGGTGTGTGTGGAAGCGGGCGTTGACGAAATTCATCAGCTTTTTCAACGTCCCTCCTGGCAGCTCGACCTGAACGGTCGCCCGCTCACGCTGGCTGTTGCCGATTTACGGTTGCAGCAGTACACTCTGCAAGCCTGGGAGCACTCGTTCCGCTTCGAGCTCCGCGACTGGCTGGCGCTCAACGATGCCAACTATGCCCGCTACCTGCACACTCCCGACGAGCTGGACCGACTCGAACTACTCGAACGCATCCTGACGGGTAACATCCTGAGTATGGCCAAGGGCCTCGGCTGGCACATCGACCGGCCGGTAAAAGTCCGAATTCACGACTGTTCGCCCATCCGGTGGCTGTACTACAAAGGGCAGCGGCTGGCGGGTTTTGATCTGGAGTTCTCCACTAACGTTTTCCTACCCGACTGGATTGGGCTGGGCAAAGGCGTGAGTTTGGGGTTTGGGGTGGTAAGAGGGAGGAGAAGGGAAGAAAGGAGGAAGGAAGAGAGGGATAATGCAACAACGCAATATGACGACGAATACTAA